One Caldalkalibacillus uzonensis DNA segment encodes these proteins:
- the fba gene encoding class II fructose-1,6-bisphosphate aldolase, with protein sequence MPLVSMTDMLNKAVEGKYAVGQFNLNNLEFTQAILQAAQEERSPVILGVSEGAARYMGGFKLVVNMVKALMEEYNVTVPVAIHLDHGSSFENCVKAIHAGFTSVMIDGSHLPLEENIALTKKVVDVAHALGVSVEAELGRIGGQEDDLVVDDAEAMYAVPEECEQLVRETKVDCFAPALGSVHGPYKGEPKLGFDRMEVIQRLTGVPLVLHGGTGIPLKDIQKAISLGTAKINVNTENQMASAKTVRQVLDENPSLYDPRKYLGPARETIKETVKGKMREFGSSRKAE encoded by the coding sequence ATGCCTTTGGTTTCAATGACAGACATGCTGAACAAAGCGGTTGAGGGCAAGTATGCCGTCGGACAATTCAACCTGAATAATCTGGAGTTTACCCAGGCCATCTTGCAAGCAGCCCAAGAAGAGCGTTCTCCTGTTATTTTAGGTGTCAGTGAAGGGGCTGCCCGCTACATGGGCGGATTTAAACTGGTTGTCAATATGGTCAAAGCCTTGATGGAAGAGTACAACGTCACTGTTCCTGTAGCCATTCATTTGGATCACGGTTCCTCGTTTGAAAATTGCGTCAAAGCTATCCATGCCGGTTTTACCTCGGTGATGATTGACGGATCGCATCTACCCTTAGAAGAGAACATTGCTTTGACGAAAAAAGTAGTGGATGTAGCTCATGCTTTGGGTGTTTCTGTTGAAGCCGAATTAGGGAGAATCGGCGGGCAGGAGGATGATCTGGTCGTTGATGATGCGGAAGCGATGTATGCGGTTCCCGAAGAATGCGAGCAATTAGTTCGTGAAACAAAGGTAGACTGCTTTGCTCCGGCCTTAGGTTCGGTTCATGGTCCCTACAAAGGGGAGCCTAAACTGGGGTTTGACCGCATGGAAGTGATTCAAAGGCTGACAGGTGTACCACTCGTCTTGCATGGCGGAACCGGCATTCCCCTCAAAGATATTCAAAAAGCCATTTCATTAGGCACGGCCAAAATTAATGTCAACACAGAAAACCAAATGGCATCGGCCAAAACCGTGCGTCAGGTTTTGGATGAAAACCCGTCCTTGTATGATCCACGCAAATACCTGGGACCGGCCAGAGAGACCATTAAGGAAACGGTCAAAGGCAAAATGCGCGAATTTGGGTCCAGCAGGAAAGCTGAATAA
- the fsa gene encoding fructose-6-phosphate aldolase — translation MKFFIDSANIAEIKEAHALGVLAGVTTNPSLVAKEGVDFHTRLKEICAVVKGSVSAEVISEKAEEMIAEGEELAKIAPQITIKVPMTTEGLKAVHAFSQKGIKTNVTLIFSANQALLAARAGATYVSPFLGRLDDIGHDGMELIADIAEIFALHGIETEIIAASIRHPQHVREAALHGAHVATIPYKVLQQLIKHPLTDIGIERFLKDWEEAQKSARN, via the coding sequence ATGAAATTTTTTATCGACAGTGCAAACATTGCTGAGATTAAAGAAGCCCATGCTCTGGGTGTGTTGGCTGGGGTGACCACCAACCCTTCTTTAGTGGCCAAGGAAGGGGTTGACTTTCATACACGCTTAAAAGAAATATGTGCAGTGGTTAAGGGGTCAGTTAGTGCGGAAGTAATAAGCGAGAAAGCGGAAGAGATGATTGCCGAAGGGGAGGAACTGGCTAAGATTGCCCCGCAAATTACCATTAAAGTGCCTATGACCACCGAAGGGTTAAAAGCGGTGCATGCTTTTAGTCAGAAAGGGATTAAAACCAACGTGACCCTTATTTTCTCTGCCAACCAGGCCCTGTTGGCCGCCCGGGCCGGTGCCACCTATGTGTCTCCGTTTTTGGGACGTCTGGACGACATCGGCCATGACGGCATGGAGTTGATTGCCGATATTGCCGAGATATTTGCCCTGCATGGCATTGAGACGGAAATTATCGCTGCCTCCATCCGCCATCCCCAGCATGTACGGGAAGCTGCCTTGCACGGGGCACATGTTGCCACCATTCCCTATAAAGTTCTCCAGCAATTGATTAAGCATCCTTTAACTGATATTGGTATTGAGAGATTCTTAAAGGACTGGGAAGAAGCCCAAAAGTCAGCACGGAACTGA
- a CDS encoding UDP-N-acetylglucosamine 1-carboxyvinyltransferase: MEKIVIEGGTPLKGRVQVSGAKNSAVALIPATILAESETVIDNVPNIRDVHILIELLQEIGGQVRLRGGELKVDASRMRDTPLTNGRVKQLRASYYLMGAMLGRFKRAAIGLPGGCNLGPRPIDQHIKGFEALGAKVRTEKGAIYLEAEKLSGARIYLDVVSVGATINIMLAAVRAEGQTIIENAAKEPEIIDVATLLSSMGAKIKGAGTDVIRIEGVKRMDGCRHSIIPDRIETGTYMIAAAASRGQVMVDQVIPKHVESLTSKLREMGVKVVEADEHIIVDGSQTKLKAVDIKTLVHPGFPTDLQQPMTTLLTQAEGTSIVTDTIYSSRFKQVDELRRMGANIKVEGRSAIISGPTPLTGAKVTASDLRAGAALVIAGIIASGLTEISGVEHIERGYEQLEAKLKGLGVQIWRQSAEGQAALYRVK, encoded by the coding sequence ATGGAGAAAATCGTGATAGAGGGGGGCACTCCCTTAAAAGGCAGAGTGCAAGTCAGCGGAGCTAAAAACAGCGCTGTTGCCCTGATTCCGGCTACCATTCTGGCTGAATCGGAAACGGTGATTGATAACGTGCCCAATATCCGCGATGTTCATATTTTAATTGAGTTATTGCAAGAGATTGGCGGACAGGTCCGTTTAAGAGGCGGGGAATTGAAGGTTGACGCAAGCCGGATGAGAGACACCCCGCTGACCAACGGACGGGTCAAACAGTTGCGTGCCTCCTATTATCTGATGGGTGCCATGCTGGGTCGGTTCAAGCGGGCGGCAATCGGCCTCCCGGGAGGCTGCAATTTGGGACCGCGTCCCATTGACCAGCATATTAAGGGTTTTGAAGCATTGGGTGCCAAAGTGCGCACTGAAAAAGGTGCCATCTATCTGGAGGCTGAAAAGCTATCCGGGGCCCGTATTTACTTAGATGTCGTCAGTGTGGGGGCCACCATCAATATCATGCTGGCGGCTGTCAGAGCGGAAGGGCAAACCATTATTGAGAATGCAGCCAAAGAGCCGGAGATTATTGATGTGGCTACCTTGCTCTCTTCCATGGGGGCAAAGATTAAGGGAGCCGGAACAGATGTGATCCGTATTGAAGGCGTCAAACGAATGGATGGCTGCCGGCACAGCATTATTCCCGACCGAATCGAGACAGGAACCTACATGATTGCTGCTGCTGCCAGCCGTGGGCAAGTGATGGTGGATCAGGTGATCCCCAAACACGTCGAGTCCTTAACTTCCAAGCTGCGCGAAATGGGCGTCAAAGTAGTTGAAGCAGATGAACATATTATTGTGGATGGCAGTCAGACCAAGTTGAAGGCTGTAGATATTAAAACATTGGTCCACCCTGGTTTTCCCACCGATTTGCAGCAGCCGATGACCACCTTGCTGACTCAGGCTGAGGGAACCAGCATTGTCACCGACACCATTTATAGTTCCCGTTTCAAACAGGTGGATGAATTGAGGCGTATGGGCGCCAACATCAAAGTGGAGGGCCGCTCGGCCATTATTAGCGGACCTACACCTTTAACCGGAGCCAAGGTAACAGCTAGCGACCTCCGAGCCGGTGCTGCTCTGGTCATTGCCGGCATAATTGCCTCTGGATTAACTGAAATCAGCGGTGTGGAGCATATTGAACGCGGTTATGAGCAGTTGGAAGCCAAGTTAAAAGGCCTGGGGGTTCAAATCTGGCGCCAGTCTGCAGAAGGACAGGCCGCTTTGTACCGAGTCAAATAA
- the glpX gene encoding class II fructose-bisphosphatase, with translation MERSLTMELVRVTEAAALASARWMGRGRKEEADDAATTAMRKVFDTIPMQGTVVIGEGEMDEAPMLYIGEKLGTGQGPEVDVAVDPLEGTNIVAKGTWNALSVLAIADKGNLLHAPDMYMEKIAVGPAAVGQIDLNASVTDNLKAVAKATNKDISDLVAVILDRERHRHIIEEVRRAGARIKLISDGDVAAAINTAFENTGVDILFGTGGAPEGVIAAVALKCLGGELQGRLVPQTEEEWERCKKMGITNPKQVLTMEDLVAGDDAIFAATGVTDGELLRGVRFQGNTAETTSVVMRAKSGTVRFIQAKHRLERKPNMVVE, from the coding sequence ATGGAAAGAAGCTTAACCATGGAGCTGGTTCGTGTGACTGAGGCAGCAGCTTTGGCTTCGGCCCGCTGGATGGGAAGGGGTCGTAAGGAAGAAGCCGACGATGCAGCCACCACAGCCATGCGCAAAGTATTTGATACGATTCCCATGCAAGGTACTGTAGTTATTGGAGAGGGAGAAATGGACGAGGCGCCCATGCTTTATATTGGGGAAAAATTGGGGACCGGTCAGGGGCCCGAGGTGGATGTGGCTGTTGATCCCTTGGAAGGTACCAACATCGTGGCCAAGGGCACGTGGAATGCGTTGTCTGTCCTGGCCATTGCCGACAAGGGCAATTTGCTGCATGCCCCGGACATGTATATGGAGAAAATTGCCGTGGGACCTGCGGCTGTGGGCCAGATTGACCTGAATGCCTCGGTTACTGATAACCTAAAAGCCGTGGCCAAAGCGACCAATAAAGATATTTCTGATCTTGTCGCGGTGATTTTGGACAGAGAAAGGCACCGCCATATTATTGAAGAAGTGCGCCGGGCCGGGGCGCGTATCAAACTCATTTCCGATGGAGATGTGGCTGCGGCGATTAATACGGCTTTTGAGAATACAGGTGTGGATATTTTGTTTGGCACAGGCGGGGCACCTGAAGGGGTGATTGCCGCGGTTGCTTTAAAATGCCTGGGTGGCGAACTTCAGGGACGGCTGGTTCCCCAGACCGAGGAAGAGTGGGAGCGGTGCAAAAAGATGGGCATCACCAATCCCAAGCAGGTGCTCACCATGGAAGACCTGGTTGCAGGGGACGATGCCATTTTTGCCGCTACCGGTGTAACTGATGGGGAACTGCTCCGAGGAGTCCGTTTCCAAGGCAATACAGCCGAAACCACATCGGTGGTGATGCGGGCCAAGTCGGGGACGGTGCGTTTTATTCAAGCCAAGCACCGCTTGGAGCGAAAGCCTAATATGGTGGTTGAATAA
- the rho gene encoding transcription termination factor Rho produces MTTHLELASLEEKKLSDLYKLAREYKISYYSQLKKKELIFAILKAQAEKDGYLFMEGILEILSEGYGFLRPINYAPSSEDIYISASQIRRFELRNGDKVSGKVRPPKENERYFGLLHVDAVNGQDPELAKERVHFPGLTPVYPDQKLVLESSPDKLAPRIIDLIAPVGLGQRGLIVAPPKAGKTMLLKEIANSITTNHPEIDLIVLLIDERPEEVTDMQRSVKGEVVSSTFDEVPENHIRVAELVLERAMRLVEHKKDVVILLDSITRLARAYNLVIPPSGRTLSGGIDPAAFHRPKRFFGAARNIEEGGSLTILATALIDTGSRMDDVIYEEFKGTGNMELHLDRRLAERRIYPAIDIRRSGTRREELLLDPDDLEKLWNIRKTMNETPDFTEQFIRKLKATKSNLEFMALFESKSSSSA; encoded by the coding sequence ATGACAACACATCTGGAGTTAGCCAGCTTGGAGGAAAAAAAATTAAGTGACCTGTATAAACTGGCCAGGGAGTACAAAATCTCTTATTATTCACAACTGAAAAAGAAAGAGTTGATTTTTGCCATTCTCAAAGCTCAGGCTGAAAAAGACGGCTATCTGTTCATGGAAGGGATCCTGGAAATTTTGAGTGAGGGTTACGGTTTCTTGCGGCCCATTAACTATGCACCTTCCTCAGAAGATATTTATATTTCTGCTTCCCAAATCCGTCGCTTTGAGTTGAGAAACGGGGACAAAGTATCTGGAAAAGTGAGACCACCCAAGGAAAATGAGCGCTATTTCGGTCTGTTGCATGTGGATGCGGTCAACGGACAGGATCCTGAATTGGCCAAAGAACGGGTTCATTTCCCCGGACTTACCCCTGTCTACCCCGATCAAAAGCTGGTTCTGGAGAGCAGTCCGGACAAGCTTGCCCCCCGTATTATTGACCTGATTGCGCCGGTTGGTTTGGGACAGCGGGGATTGATCGTGGCGCCCCCCAAAGCTGGAAAAACGATGCTGTTAAAAGAGATTGCCAACAGCATTACCACCAATCATCCTGAAATCGATCTCATTGTGCTATTAATCGATGAGCGCCCCGAAGAAGTAACGGATATGCAGCGCTCTGTCAAAGGGGAAGTGGTCAGTTCCACCTTTGATGAGGTGCCCGAAAATCATATTCGTGTCGCGGAACTGGTCTTGGAACGGGCCATGCGCTTGGTGGAACACAAAAAAGATGTGGTCATTCTGCTGGACAGCATCACCCGCTTGGCCCGGGCTTACAACCTGGTGATTCCACCCAGCGGACGCACCTTATCCGGCGGGATTGACCCGGCTGCTTTCCACCGCCCCAAACGCTTTTTTGGTGCCGCCCGCAATATTGAAGAGGGGGGCAGCCTGACCATTCTGGCTACGGCCCTGATTGACACCGGTTCGCGCATGGATGATGTGATTTATGAAGAATTTAAAGGGACCGGTAATATGGAACTGCATCTGGACCGTCGTCTGGCCGAACGGCGCATTTATCCGGCCATTGACATCCGCCGTTCAGGGACGCGCCGGGAAGAATTGCTGCTTGACCCCGATGATTTGGAGAAATTGTGGAACATCCGCAAAACCATGAATGAAACCCCGGATTTTACAGAGCAATTTATCCGTAAATTAAAGGCAACCAAGTCCAATTTGGAGTTTATGGCCTTATTTGAATCTAAATCCTCTTCTTCAGCTTAA
- a CDS encoding M23 family metallopeptidase, with product MGSVKKVVATTLVLTGGTALSAMDAEAAEIKDGGFLDEDLEELEAEWIENALRHYTNPLNRLQLDVKDEEMEEYITYTVQAGDTLSEIAHRFDIPVREIAVQNGITNTHFIREGQELKIRLKEVEYVVRHGDTLETIAEAHGVSMEKLLAHNAQLRLNNRTVFPGQAINIPTSPPPEPVPQPVLSPRQQKAPVTVASRSQNRPSQEQEQKETATAENTTASAQATSASASDIGFFSWPIKGTITSPFGMRWGRMHNGVDIANPERNAAVQAAREGVVKQANYHGGYGYLVIVDHGGGVETYYAHLSQIAVSQGQSIAEGEVLGYQGMSGNATGYHLHFEVRLNNKPLNPIHYLP from the coding sequence GTGGGCTCAGTGAAAAAAGTGGTGGCCACAACCCTGGTCTTAACAGGGGGAACTGCTCTCTCAGCGATGGATGCGGAAGCCGCTGAGATCAAAGACGGCGGCTTTCTGGATGAAGATTTGGAGGAGCTGGAAGCAGAGTGGATCGAAAATGCACTGCGCCACTATACCAATCCTCTCAATCGTCTTCAGCTTGACGTGAAAGATGAGGAGATGGAGGAGTATATCACCTATACGGTTCAGGCAGGAGACACCTTGTCGGAAATAGCTCACCGGTTTGATATTCCTGTGCGGGAAATAGCGGTACAGAACGGCATTACCAACACTCACTTTATCCGTGAGGGGCAAGAATTAAAGATCCGCCTGAAAGAAGTTGAATACGTGGTACGGCATGGCGACACCCTGGAGACCATTGCTGAGGCACATGGGGTCAGTATGGAGAAATTGCTGGCTCATAATGCCCAGCTGCGTCTCAATAACCGGACTGTTTTTCCCGGCCAGGCCATCAATATTCCTACATCTCCCCCGCCGGAACCTGTTCCCCAGCCTGTGCTCTCGCCCCGCCAGCAGAAAGCACCTGTTACCGTGGCCAGCCGCTCCCAGAACCGCCCTTCACAGGAACAAGAGCAAAAAGAGACCGCGACCGCAGAAAACACTACGGCATCGGCACAGGCCACATCTGCCTCAGCAAGTGACATCGGCTTTTTCTCCTGGCCAATAAAAGGAACAATTACCAGTCCGTTTGGCATGAGATGGGGGAGAATGCACAATGGAGTGGATATTGCCAACCCGGAAAGAAATGCGGCGGTGCAAGCAGCTCGCGAAGGAGTGGTCAAGCAAGCGAATTACCACGGGGGTTACGGTTATTTGGTGATCGTTGACCATGGTGGGGGAGTAGAAACCTATTATGCCCACCTCAGCCAGATTGCCGTCAGTCAAGGGCAGTCCATTGCCGAGGGGGAGGTGCTGGGTTACCAAGGCATGTCAGGGAACGCCACCGGATACCATCTCCACTTTGAAGTACGATTGAACAATAAGCCCCTCAACCCGATCCACTATCTTCCATAA
- the rpmE gene encoding 50S ribosomal protein L31 produces MKQGIHPNYHVTKVVCQCGNEFETGSTKAEVLRVEICSNCHPFFTGKQKFVDAGGRVDRFKRKYNLQ; encoded by the coding sequence ATGAAACAAGGCATTCACCCTAACTATCACGTCACCAAAGTGGTTTGCCAGTGTGGAAATGAGTTTGAAACGGGTTCCACTAAAGCCGAAGTGCTGCGCGTGGAGATCTGCTCCAACTGTCACCCGTTCTTTACCGGAAAACAAAAATTCGTCGATGCAGGCGGACGTGTGGACCGTTTCAAAAGAAAATACAACCTGCAATAA
- a CDS encoding thymidine kinase: MHVVKHNGWIEVICGSMFSGKSEELIRRVRLARYAKQHTQVFKPVLDNRYSEVAVVSHNGTSLSAIPVEQASHIVDQVQEKTECVAIDEVQFFDEAVVEVAQYLANKGKRVICAGLDQDFRGQPFGPTPQLLACAEYVTKLQAVCACCGAPASRTQRLINGEPAHVNDPVILIGAKESYEPRCRHCHEVKGVKASCLTAYKHWKIVTRN, from the coding sequence ATGCATGTGGTAAAGCACAACGGATGGATTGAAGTGATTTGCGGCAGCATGTTTTCAGGCAAGAGCGAAGAATTAATCCGGCGGGTGCGCCTGGCCCGTTACGCCAAACAACACACACAGGTTTTTAAACCTGTGCTAGATAACCGTTACAGTGAGGTAGCTGTTGTCTCCCATAACGGCACCTCTCTCTCTGCTATTCCTGTGGAACAGGCCAGCCACATTGTGGATCAGGTGCAGGAAAAAACAGAATGCGTGGCCATTGATGAAGTTCAGTTTTTTGATGAAGCTGTGGTAGAAGTGGCCCAGTACTTGGCCAACAAGGGCAAACGGGTGATTTGCGCCGGGCTGGATCAGGACTTTCGTGGACAACCCTTCGGCCCCACGCCGCAGCTGTTGGCCTGTGCCGAATATGTCACCAAATTGCAAGCCGTTTGTGCTTGCTGCGGAGCACCGGCCAGCCGGACTCAACGCCTGATCAACGGAGAACCGGCCCATGTGAACGACCCAGTCATATTGATTGGAGCCAAGGAAAGCTATGAACCCCGTTGCCGCCACTGCCATGAAGTGAAAGGAGTGAAGGCTTCATGTTTGACCGCTTACAAGCATTGGAAGATCGTTACGAGGAATTGA
- the prfA gene encoding peptide chain release factor 1, with amino-acid sequence MFDRLQALEDRYEELNRLLSDPAVASDPKKLRDYSKEQSELEETVSCYREYKDAVQQLKDAKSMLEEKLDDELREMVKEEIAELSEKKEALEEKLKILLLPKDPNDEKNVIVEIRGAAGGDEAALFAGDLFKMYTRYAEDQGWKIEVIEAHPNDVGGYKEIIFTIKGKGAYSRLKYESGAHRVQRVPVTESGGRIHTSTATVAVLPEAEEIDVQIDEKDIRVDVFCSSGPGGQSVNTTQSAVRITHIPTGIVVSCQDEKSQHKNKDKAMKILRARVYDKYMQEAQSEYASIRKSAVGTGDRSERIRTYNFPQSRVTDHRIGLSLHKLDQVLNGELDDIIDALIVQEQSALLERQEA; translated from the coding sequence ATGTTTGACCGCTTACAAGCATTGGAAGATCGTTACGAGGAATTGAACCGTCTGTTGTCAGATCCTGCTGTGGCCAGTGATCCCAAAAAACTGCGGGATTACTCCAAAGAGCAGTCTGAACTGGAGGAAACGGTTTCCTGCTACCGTGAGTATAAAGATGCGGTTCAGCAATTGAAAGATGCCAAATCCATGCTGGAAGAAAAACTGGATGACGAACTGCGGGAGATGGTCAAAGAGGAGATTGCTGAACTGAGTGAGAAAAAAGAAGCCTTGGAAGAGAAGCTGAAAATCCTCTTGCTGCCCAAAGATCCTAACGACGAGAAGAACGTGATTGTGGAAATCCGCGGGGCAGCGGGCGGTGATGAAGCGGCCTTGTTTGCCGGGGATTTATTCAAAATGTACACCCGCTATGCGGAAGATCAAGGGTGGAAAATTGAAGTGATCGAAGCCCACCCCAATGATGTAGGCGGGTATAAAGAGATTATTTTTACCATTAAAGGTAAGGGGGCTTATAGCCGCCTGAAATATGAAAGCGGAGCCCATCGGGTGCAGCGCGTCCCCGTAACTGAGTCCGGCGGACGTATTCATACCTCCACAGCGACGGTTGCTGTCTTGCCTGAGGCGGAGGAAATCGATGTGCAGATTGACGAAAAAGATATCCGTGTGGATGTGTTCTGCTCCAGTGGCCCCGGTGGGCAAAGCGTGAACACCACCCAATCAGCCGTGCGGATCACCCACATTCCCACCGGTATCGTTGTGTCTTGCCAAGATGAGAAATCACAGCATAAAAACAAAGACAAGGCTATGAAAATTTTACGTGCCCGTGTCTATGACAAATATATGCAAGAGGCCCAGAGCGAATATGCCAGCATCCGCAAGTCTGCTGTGGGCACAGGGGACCGCAGTGAGCGAATCCGGACGTATAACTTCCCCCAAAGCAGGGTGACTGATCATCGTATCGGGCTCTCGCTGCACAAGCTGGATCAGGTGTTGAACGGAGAGCTGGATGATATTATTGATGCGCTGATTGTGCAGGAACAATCGGCCCTTTTGGAGCGTCAGGAAGCCTGA
- the prmC gene encoding peptide chain release factor N(5)-glutamine methyltransferase, translating to MNTPGSVCTCREALVWASSLLLQQVLNPKVAEWVLMHVLDVDRASFLNMLDHPLTETQRRSFGERIKRILEGEPYQYVLGTAEFYGREFLVNRDVLIPRPETELLVEEVLKLCQAASHPLKVVDVGTGSGAIAITLALEMGAAVCSQEVENEDRYLSDREQQGLEPVILAVDISTAALRVAQTNAKRMQAKVTFIHSDWLQALAEAGQRVDLIVSNPPYVPPDERHTLDSAVVDYEPHLALFAENDGLYSYQQIVRQSLSVLNRPGVLAFEVGQGQAEQVAAIIRTAYPQARCLIKPDLQGIERIVVALIER from the coding sequence ATGAACACGCCTGGTTCTGTTTGTACATGCCGAGAAGCCCTGGTTTGGGCTTCTTCTTTATTACTGCAGCAGGTGCTAAACCCCAAAGTGGCAGAATGGGTACTGATGCACGTGCTGGATGTAGACAGGGCCTCTTTTTTAAACATGCTGGATCATCCCCTGACTGAGACCCAAAGGCGTTCCTTTGGCGAGCGCATCAAGCGCATTTTAGAGGGTGAACCTTATCAATATGTACTGGGTACAGCCGAATTTTACGGACGTGAGTTTCTTGTCAACCGGGATGTACTGATTCCCCGACCGGAAACGGAACTGTTGGTTGAAGAAGTGTTAAAACTGTGTCAAGCGGCGAGCCATCCGCTTAAAGTTGTCGATGTGGGGACCGGAAGCGGGGCCATCGCCATTACCCTGGCTCTGGAGATGGGGGCGGCTGTTTGCAGCCAGGAAGTTGAGAATGAAGATAGATACCTGTCAGATAGAGAACAGCAAGGACTCGAACCGGTGATACTAGCCGTTGATATTTCCACGGCTGCCCTCCGGGTGGCCCAAACTAATGCCAAACGCATGCAAGCCAAAGTCACTTTTATCCACAGTGATTGGCTGCAAGCCTTGGCCGAAGCCGGGCAAAGGGTGGATCTGATCGTCTCTAATCCTCCTTATGTGCCCCCGGATGAGCGGCATACGCTGGATTCGGCAGTCGTGGACTATGAACCCCATTTGGCCCTTTTTGCAGAGAATGACGGACTGTATAGTTACCAGCAGATTGTCCGGCAGTCGCTGTCTGTATTGAACAGGCCAGGTGTATTGGCCTTTGAAGTGGGTCAGGGGCAGGCCGAGCAGGTGGCGGCCATCATCCGCACCGCTTATCCACAGGCCCGGTGCTTGATCAAGCCGGACTTACAAGGTATCGAGCGGATCGTTGTCGCCCTTATAGAAAGGTGA
- the spoIIR gene encoding stage II sporulation protein R, producing the protein MNKHFQRVCAYVLTGLMIVVMSWEYQRVTASSLVMTTEIPEESLRLRILANSDSPHDQWLKEEVRNEVVELITTWVNGMDDIDDAREVIAGSLAELERVVGQTIQSRGFNYTFSVSYGEIPFPTKLYGSRLYPAGKYEGVLITIGAGQGENWWCVLFPPLCFVDFGTGDVLEMDQEGDEQPTESEQSLFDSTEQESDLLLTEENDLAQQEVEVRFFLVDLFDKVKNLFV; encoded by the coding sequence ATGAATAAGCATTTTCAACGGGTCTGTGCCTATGTGTTGACCGGTTTAATGATTGTCGTGATGAGCTGGGAGTACCAGCGGGTGACAGCCTCTTCCCTGGTGATGACGACAGAGATTCCGGAAGAGTCCCTCCGCCTGCGTATTTTGGCCAATAGTGATAGCCCGCATGACCAGTGGCTGAAAGAGGAAGTGCGCAATGAAGTGGTTGAACTGATCACAACTTGGGTGAACGGGATGGATGACATTGACGATGCCCGCGAAGTGATCGCCGGTTCTCTGGCTGAACTGGAACGGGTGGTCGGCCAAACGATTCAGTCCCGTGGTTTTAACTATACATTCAGTGTCAGCTACGGAGAGATTCCGTTCCCGACCAAGTTGTACGGCAGCCGTCTGTATCCGGCTGGAAAATACGAAGGCGTATTGATCACCATTGGTGCCGGGCAGGGAGAAAACTGGTGGTGTGTGCTCTTTCCACCTCTCTGTTTTGTCGACTTCGGGACCGGAGATGTACTGGAAATGGACCAAGAGGGAGATGAGCAGCCAACAGAGAGCGAGCAGTCCTTATTTGACAGCACCGAGCAAGAATCAGATTTACTGCTCACCGAGGAAAATGATCTGGCCCAGCAAGAGGTTGAGGTTCGTTTCTTCCTGGTGGATCTGTTTGATAAAGTAAAAAACTTGTTTGTTTAA